Proteins encoded in a region of the Nitrospirota bacterium genome:
- a CDS encoding YhcH/YjgK/YiaL family protein, translated as MIHDSLINLGMYLSLHPHFADVLAFLKKHENNLSDLIPGSYGINNNGAYASVSEYESKPVSEGFLEYHRKFIDIQIMIEGREKIGIARKERCRDQGYEEEKDMGKLEGNSDFITMDRTCFAIFFPQDAHMPQISCSDQRKKVKKVVFKVPVLD; from the coding sequence ATGATCCATGATTCTCTGATTAACTTAGGCATGTATCTTTCCCTCCATCCTCACTTTGCAGACGTTCTCGCTTTTCTGAAAAAACATGAAAACAACCTGTCTGATCTGATTCCAGGATCATATGGCATCAACAACAACGGCGCCTATGCTTCAGTCAGTGAGTATGAATCAAAGCCTGTGAGCGAGGGATTTCTAGAGTATCACAGGAAGTTCATAGATATCCAGATCATGATAGAAGGCAGGGAAAAGATCGGCATAGCCAGAAAGGAAAGGTGTAGAGATCAGGGATATGAGGAAGAAAAAGATATGGGAAAACTGGAAGGAAACTCAGATTTTATAACAATGGACAGAACCTGTTTTGCCATATTCTTTCCGCAGGATGCTCATATGCCGCAGATCTCCTGTTCTGATCAGCGGAAAAAAGTGAAAAAGGTGGTTTTCAAGGTCCCGGTATTGGATTAA
- a CDS encoding ATP-dependent RecD-like DNA helicase, with the protein MQIELQGQLERITFHSEENHFTIAKIKVKGQKDLVTIVGSLFSVSPGEVVKVTGTWDRHPKFGEQFKFTSCEVVAPATLHGIEKYLGSGLIKGVGPVMAKRLIEKFGIETLDIIEHQPQRLREVEGIGEKKLAMIRAAWQEQREVRDVMLFLQSHDVSSAYASKIYRQYGKTSIAIVKENPYRLATDIFGIGFRTADIIATKLGIPKDSPMRAEAGILYVLQQFALNGHVYYPHDGLVEECREILDINTEIIKQALASIAAEKRIVIEDGAVYLAEFHVAEKGIAANLLELNRTQRRLFMADRDMAIETVQKNLNITLAENQAKAISESLDAKVMVITGGPGTGKTTIIKAIITLHALSGMSILLAAPTGRAAKRMAEATGHEAKTIHRLLEYSPKNEGGFKRTEQNPLSADLIVIDETSMVDTVLMYHLLKAVPKEATLILVGDIDQLPSVGAGNVLRDIIDSRQVPCIRLNQIFRQAQKSLIIVNAHQINRGDMPITQADQDADQDFYFIQMEEPEKVLEKILELCSKKVPEKFGFDAVNDIQVLTPMHRGVVGASNLNAELQKHLNNSTDELHRGGRVFKVRDKVMQIRNNYDKDVFNGDIGRIASINREDQEVMVNYEGKAVAYDFSELDELILAYAISVHKSQGSEYPVVIMPVLTQHYMLLQRNLLYTAVTRGKKLVILIGTKKAVGIAIRNNRPSERYTKLKERLMERKRGG; encoded by the coding sequence ATGCAGATCGAACTTCAGGGCCAGCTTGAGCGCATCACCTTCCATAGCGAAGAAAACCACTTCACCATCGCAAAGATAAAGGTCAAAGGCCAAAAGGACCTGGTCACGATCGTCGGCAGCCTCTTTTCTGTCTCTCCGGGCGAGGTCGTCAAGGTCACAGGCACATGGGACCGGCATCCGAAGTTCGGGGAGCAGTTCAAGTTCACCTCCTGCGAGGTCGTTGCCCCTGCAACCCTGCACGGCATTGAAAAATACTTAGGTTCAGGCCTGATCAAAGGCGTAGGGCCGGTCATGGCGAAACGGCTGATCGAAAAGTTCGGCATTGAAACGCTCGACATTATCGAGCACCAGCCGCAGAGGCTGAGAGAGGTCGAAGGCATAGGAGAAAAGAAGCTTGCTATGATCAGGGCAGCATGGCAGGAGCAGAGAGAGGTCCGCGATGTGATGCTCTTTCTCCAGAGCCATGATGTGAGTTCAGCATATGCATCAAAGATATACCGCCAGTACGGCAAGACCTCCATAGCAATCGTAAAGGAGAACCCTTACCGGCTTGCTACCGATATCTTTGGCATCGGCTTCAGGACGGCAGATATCATTGCGACAAAGCTGGGCATTCCGAAAGACTCGCCCATGCGCGCAGAGGCAGGCATCCTGTATGTACTCCAGCAGTTTGCGCTGAACGGTCATGTCTATTATCCTCATGACGGTCTTGTAGAAGAATGCCGTGAGATCCTGGACATCAACACGGAGATCATTAAACAGGCGCTCGCTTCCATTGCCGCAGAGAAAAGGATCGTCATCGAAGACGGGGCAGTGTATCTTGCGGAGTTCCATGTTGCTGAAAAAGGCATAGCCGCAAATCTCCTGGAACTGAACCGGACGCAGCGCAGGCTTTTCATGGCAGACCGGGACATGGCGATAGAGACCGTGCAGAAGAACCTGAATATCACGCTTGCCGAGAACCAGGCAAAGGCTATCAGCGAATCCCTTGATGCCAAGGTGATGGTGATCACCGGCGGGCCTGGCACAGGAAAGACGACGATCATCAAGGCGATCATCACATTGCATGCGCTCTCTGGCATGAGCATTCTCCTTGCAGCCCCGACCGGAAGGGCAGCCAAGAGGATGGCAGAGGCGACCGGTCATGAGGCAAAGACCATTCACCGGTTGCTTGAGTACAGCCCGAAGAACGAGGGCGGGTTCAAGAGGACCGAACAGAACCCGCTTAGTGCTGATCTGATCGTGATCGATGAGACCTCCATGGTCGACACTGTGCTGATGTATCATTTGCTGAAGGCAGTGCCGAAGGAGGCGACTCTCATCCTTGTGGGCGATATTGACCAGCTGCCGTCTGTCGGCGCGGGCAATGTACTGCGGGATATCATTGATTCAAGACAGGTGCCCTGCATCAGACTGAACCAGATCTTCAGACAGGCGCAGAAGAGTCTTATCATCGTGAACGCCCATCAGATCAATAGAGGCGACATGCCGATCACCCAGGCTGACCAGGACGCAGATCAGGACTTCTATTTCATACAGATGGAGGAGCCTGAAAAGGTGCTCGAAAAGATCCTCGAACTTTGTTCCAAAAAGGTCCCTGAGAAGTTCGGTTTTGATGCGGTCAACGACATACAGGTGCTCACGCCAATGCATCGGGGCGTTGTAGGCGCATCGAACCTGAATGCAGAGCTTCAGAAGCATCTCAATAATTCGACCGACGAGCTTCACCGCGGCGGAAGGGTCTTCAAGGTCAGGGACAAGGTGATGCAGATCCGGAACAACTATGACAAGGATGTGTTTAACGGCGATATCGGCAGGATCGCATCCATAAACAGAGAGGACCAGGAGGTCATGGTCAATTATGAGGGAAAGGCAGTGGCATATGACTTCTCTGAACTTGACGAACTCATCCTTGCATACGCCATCTCTGTGCACAAATCACAGGGCAGCGAATATCCTGTGGTGATCATGCCGGTCCTGACCCAGCACTACATGCTGCTCCAGAGGAACCTTCTCTATACTGCGGTAACCCGCGGCAAAAAACTCGTTATCCTGATCGGCACAAAAAAGGCAGTCGGCATCGCGATCAGGAACAACAGACCCTCAGAGAGATATACGAAGCTGAAAGAACGGCTGATGGAAAGGAAGAGGGGAGGATAG
- a CDS encoding response regulator, producing the protein MRRRRAIIFDDEPSVIELLDAVLSRRGYEVMSFSEPVVCPIFENNSTVCASDYPCADVLITDFNMPNMTGIELLKKQMECGCRLSNRNKALISACLDDESQKALEQLGCSYLSKPFRLSELSLWLDDCERRIDLSLPVGIRRKEKRTRLTMAIHYQVNASEQTMTGIAVDFSPSGFCLKTNHDFLREQRIRIVASLPNSCSTGHVRWSKMTDEGLYLTGFSCR; encoded by the coding sequence ATGAGAAGACGCAGGGCCATCATTTTCGACGATGAACCTTCTGTAATTGAGCTGCTTGATGCTGTTCTGAGTAGAAGGGGATATGAGGTCATGTCCTTCAGTGAGCCTGTGGTCTGCCCGATTTTTGAGAACAACTCGACCGTCTGTGCCAGTGATTATCCCTGCGCCGATGTGCTAATTACTGACTTCAATATGCCGAACATGACCGGTATTGAACTCCTTAAGAAGCAGATGGAGTGTGGATGCAGACTATCTAACAGGAATAAGGCACTGATCTCTGCGTGCCTTGACGACGAGTCCCAGAAGGCTTTAGAACAGCTTGGTTGCTCATATCTCAGCAAACCATTTCGCTTATCTGAGCTTTCTCTCTGGCTTGATGATTGCGAAAGACGCATTGATCTTTCTCTGCCTGTCGGGATCAGGAGAAAAGAAAAGCGAACGCGCTTAACCATGGCTATTCACTACCAGGTGAATGCATCGGAACAGACGATGACCGGTATTGCGGTGGACTTCAGCCCATCCGGATTTTGCCTGAAGACGAACCATGACTTTCTCAGGGAACAGCGTATCAGGATTGTTGCATCACTGCCAAATTCCTGCTCAACAGGACATGTCCGTTGGTCGAAGATGACGGATGAAGGACTTTACCTGACGGGCTTCAGCTGCAGATGA